A window of Stenotrophomonas indicatrix genomic DNA:
GCTGCGCCGATGCGCTGATGCAGCGCGATGGCCTCCGGCAGCGCCAGATAGGCGGCGAAGTTGACCGTGCCGGTGTGCACGCGACTGCCCACGCGGCCGTCGTCGGTCTCGCCCATGTACGGATCCAGGTCGGCCACGCGTCCTTTGCGCACGTACATCGCGCCCACGCCCACCGGTGCGCCGATCCACTTGTGCAGGTTGATGCCAACGAAATCGGCCTTCAGGTCCGGCACCGCGTAGTCGATCTGGCCAAAGCCATGTGCGGCATCGACAATCACATCGATGCCGCGCGCCCGCGCACGCTCGGCGAGCTCGGCCACCGGCAGCACCAGCCCATGGCGGTGGCTGACCTGGGTCAGCAGCACCAGTTTCAGGCGCGGCAGGCGCGCGAATGCCTCATCGTAGGCCTGCAGGATCTGCTCATGGGTGGGCATCACCGGCAGTGCGATGCGCTCGACCTGCACGCCACGACGCTGCTGCAACCAGCGCATCGCGTTGATCATGCTGTCGTAGTCGATGTCGGCGTACAGCACCTGGTCGCCCGCGGCCAACCGGTTGTAGCCACCGATCAGCGCGAGCATCGCTTCGGTGGCGCCACGGGTCAGCGCGATCTCGTCGGCGCCGACGCCAAGCATGTCGGCCACCTGCCGATGCACGGCCACGTACTGCGCCGGGAACGCGTGGCGACCGTACCAGGCATTGCCCCGGTTCACTTCGGCGGTATGCCGCTGGTAGCTGGCCAGGGTCTGCTTGCCCATCGCGCCCCAGTAGCCGTTCTCCAGGTGGTTCACTTCATCGGTGATGTCGAAGTGGCTGGCGACGGCGGACCAGTACGACTCGTCACGGGCCAGCACATCCGGCGTCGTGGAAGGTGCAGGAATGTCCATCGGCACAGCGTAGCGCGCGGCCGTCGGAGCAGCCAGCGCGGCAAGCGCCGCACTGGCCGGCAACAGCGCACCTGCGCGCAGCAGGGAGCGGCGGCTGTGGTCCATCAGAAGGTCAGCCGGTACTGCGCGTACACGTTGGCACCATCGGTGTCGTACGGCGCGTTGCGCGAATAGATCAGGCCACGGCTGGCCTGGAACGTGGCTTCGTCCGGGTAGCGGTCGAACACGTTGTCGGCGCCCACGCGCAGGCTGTGGTGTTCGTTGATGCGATAGCCCACGGCCAGGTCGAGGAAGGTCATCGCACCGAACTGCTGGTAGATATCGCCGGTGGCATTGCCGGTGGAGTCGGTCCACTTGCCGTAATAGCGCACGCGTGCCATCAACGACCACGCGCCGATGTCCCAGCTGCCGGTGAAGCTGCCCTTGTGCTCGGGCAGGCGGTCTTCGAACAGCACGCGCTGGGTTTCGTTGGTGGCCACCGAGGTGCTGCCGTTGTCGACGCGGGTCTGGTTGTAGTTGTATGCCAGGGTCAGCGTCATCCGCCCTGCGCCGAGGTCGCGCAGGTAGTTGCCGACCACATCCACGCCGGTGGTGGTGGTGTCGAAATCGTTGGTGAAGTAGTTCACCGAGGTATAGCCCAGCGGGTTCGGCGTGCCGGCCGGAATGGCGAAGCTGGCCGACTGGCTGAAGCGGTCGCTGAGCGTGATCCGGTAGACATCGACCGACCCTGACAGGCCCAGCTCGGTGCGCCAGGTCAGGCCCAGCGAGGCCGTGCGCGATTCTTCCGGGGTGAGCGGCTTGGCACCCAGCAGCTGCGCCAACGGATCGCTGGGCGACAAGCGGCCGCTGGTGAAGATCTGCAGCGTGCGCGTGTCCAGGCCCTGGGTGGTGCTGGTGGTGTTGAGCTGGGCCGGCGTGGGCGCGCGGAAGCCGGTGGAGAGCGTGCCGCGCAGCGCCACGTCCGGGGTGATCGCAAAACGTGCCGACAGCTTGCCATCCACCGTGCTGCCGAAGCTGGAGAAGTCTTCATAGCGACCGGCCGCGCCGATGCTCCAGCGCTCGCCCAGCGGCACTTCCATGTCCACGTAGGCGGCCTTGCTGCGCTGGCTCCACTGCCCGGCCTGGCTGGCCGAGAAGCCCGGCGCGCCGTTGGAATTGGCTTCCAGGCCCGCCGCAGCGCCACGGCCCACCGCATACGAGGCCGGGTCGCCGGCGCGCACCTGGTAGGTCTCCTGGCGGAACTCGGCACCGAAGGCGACGTTGACCGGCTTCGACAGCGCAGCCACGTCCCATTCGTAGTTGAAGTCCGCATTGGCGTTCTTCTCGGTCTGGGTCAGCCGGCCGAGGTCGAAGGAGGTCGGGCTGTCCGGGCCCAGCGAGGCGTTGATGGAGTTGTCCAGGCTGTAGTCGATGGCATTGCGGCCATACGAGGCGCTCAGGTCCCAGCGCAGCTTGGGCGTGATCTCACCCCGCAGGCCCGCGACCAGCTGCAGGTCGTTCTGGGTGTTGCCGTACTGCGGGCTGAAGCCCACCGGATACAGCGAGCGCAGGTTCCAGCCCGGGAAGATGCTGGTCGTACGGTACGCGCCGGTGGTGGTATCGGGGTTGCGCCAGTTGAAATCGCTGACGCCGTCGCTGTGGCTGTACAGGCCGAAGGCATACAACTCCAGGGTGTCGCTGGCATTGGCCTTCAGGTTGAAGCCCACGCGGCGGCTTTCCAGCTCCGGCTGGCCCCAGCGCTGCACCGGGTTGGGCACGTCCAGTTCGGGATGCGCGGCCTGGAAGGCGATGGCGTCGGGACGCTGGCGCGTGCGTGAGGTCGCATCGGAGTTGGACGATTCGGCGAACAGGGCGAGACTGCCGTAGTCACCCAGCGTCCAGCCGGTGCGCGCACTGAAGTCGCGCGAGCCGCCATCGCCCTGCGCGTACTGCGAATAGCCCGCAGTGATCTCGGTGCCCGGGCTGTCCTCCAGGATGATGTTGATGACACCGGCGATGGCATCCGAACCGTACTGCGCCGACGCGCCATCGCGCAGCACTTCGATACGCTTGATGGCGCTGGTCGGAATCTGCGCCAGGTCGGCGGCCTGTGCGCCGCGGTTGCCAAGCAAGGCACTGCGATGGAAGCGGCGGCCGTTGACCAGCACCAGCGTCTGGTCCGGTGACAGGCCACGCAGCGTGGCCGGGCGCACGAACACCTGGCCATCGGCCATCGGCAGGCGCTGCACCACGAACGAAGGCACCAGCTGTGCCAGCACGTCCTTCAGGTCGGTGGAGTCGACCGACTGGATGTCCTGCTTGGTGAACACGTCCACCGGCGCCAGGGTTTCAAACTGGGTGCGGTTGGAGGCACGGGTACCGGTGACCAGCATCGCATCGAGCTGGGTGGGCGCAGCGGCGTTGCCACTGCTGCTGGTGCCTGCCGTTCCGGCATCTGCAGCGATCGCGCCTCCTGCGCTGACCAGACCAAGGGCGAGGAGGATGGAACGCGACAGCTTCGAACGATGCACGGCAGGACTCCGGGAAGGCACGACAGGGCCAGGTGGGACCTGGACAAGGCGCGCAGTCTCGGGGCGGGATGTGAAGCAGCGATGACGTGGAGACGACAGTTGCGACCACTGGAGGTGCAGCCGCCACCCATGCCGGGCTCTGCGCTATGCAGTGTCGTCGTCGAAGCCGAAGACGGCGGGCCGCACCGTGCGCAGCGGGATGAACAGCGCGATCGCGAAAACGAACAGGAAAGGCGCGGAGAGGATGGCAGTGTCCTCGGTTCCGAAGGCAATCAGGTTCACCTGCAGTTGGCCGATCCACTCAAGGTCCATGAGCACCAGCACAAGGCCACCGATGGTCGGGCACGGCAGGCCGCCATGGCCTGCCATCAACAACGTGGGCGCCAGCAGTGCCGCCAGCAATGAGAACATCACCCGGTACAGCCAAGGGTCCCCGCGCCAGCGCGGTGCCCGCCGCCACATGAGCACCAGCAGCGCCAGTGGCAGCAGCGCCGGCAGCAGGGCAATCGCAATGATCATCACCATGCGGCGATCTGCGCGGTCTGGCTGATAGCGGTGACTTCCGGCATGTCCCTGGCCTCGATCGTGTCCATGAAGACCGCATTGTTGCCGGTGCAACGGCAAACGCAAAGCCCTGCCGGCGCAAGAACTGCTAAGCGCCCCACCCCGTCGATCCGGTACGCTGCCCGGCATTCGAACGAGGGACAGCGCGATGAGCGCAGCCGGCAAAGCGTTGTGGTACATCGAAAGCCATGCCGACAAGCCGCTGGCGCTGGCCGACATCGCGGCAGCCGCCGGACTGTCGCCCTTCCACCTGTCACGCCTGTTCCAGGCCCGCACCGGCACCTCGGTGGTGCGTTACCTGCGCGGACGCCGCCTGACCGCCGCCGCGCAACAGCTGGCCAACGGTGCCGGCGACATCCTGCAGGTGGCGTTGGCAGCCGGTTACAGCACGCATGCCGCGTTCACCCGTGCCTTCTGCGAGCAGTTCGGGCAGACCCCGGAGCGCGTGCGCGAGCGGGGCCTGCAGGAACTGGCACTGGTGCACGCGATCCGCCTCGACGACGCGCCACAGGCCTGCACCGAGGCGCCCAGGCTGATCGACTGCACGCCCTTCCAGGTGGCCGGCATCGGCATGCGCCACAGCCGCGACAGCGGCGGTGCGATTCCCGGGCAGTGGGCACAGCTCAACCGCGAATGGCCAACACCGGCGCCGGTCAGTTTCGGTGTGTGCTGCAACAGCGACGACGAGGGTGGCTTCGACTACATCGCAGCCTTGCCGGTGAACGCACTGCCATCGGTGCCTGCACACTGGCAGCGGGTGGATGTGCCTGCGCGCCGTTACCTGGTGGCTTGGCATGGCGGCCATATCTCCACCATCCGCTCGACCTGGTTCTGGCTGCTGGACCAGTACCTGCCGGCAAGCAGCCTCCACCTGGCCAACGCGCCGGATCTTGAACGCTACGACACCCGCTTCGACGAGCATACCGGCCATGGCGGCGTGGAGATCTGGCTGCCGGTCGATCACCGTCCTGACTGACCCGGAGAAACCGATGATGCGCGCGACACGATGGATGTTGACACTGCTGCTGGCTGCTCTGGCGCCGATGGCGATGGCGGCCGCTCCCACCATTGCCGGTGAACGTCATGGCGTGACAACGCTGAACAGCGCGGCGATCCGCGATAGTGCGCAGCGCGAGGTGCTGCGCTTCACCGTGTGGTACCCGGCAATGCCAGGCAGCGAAGAAACGCCGCTGACCATCGGGCCTCCGGATGCGCCGTTGTTCGAGGTGGGCCGCGCGGCGAAGGATGCCCCCACTGCCGGCGGGCGCCTGCCAACCCTGTTGCTGTCGCATGGCAATGGCGGCACCGCGCGCATGATGGGGTGGCTGGGCACCGCGCTGGCGCGGGCCGGCTACCTGGTGATCGCCGTGGACCACCCCGGCAACAACGGCGCCGATGAGATGACGCTGGCCGGCAGCGTGCTGACCTGGCTGCGCGCCGACGACCTGAAGGCGGCGCTGGCGGCCGTGCAGGCCGACCCGCAGCTGGGGCCACATGTTGATGCGTCGCGGCTGGGCGTGGT
This region includes:
- a CDS encoding aminotransferase class V-fold PLP-dependent enzyme, whose amino-acid sequence is MDHSRRSLLRAGALLPASAALAALAAPTAARYAVPMDIPAPSTTPDVLARDESYWSAVASHFDITDEVNHLENGYWGAMGKQTLASYQRHTAEVNRGNAWYGRHAFPAQYVAVHRQVADMLGVGADEIALTRGATEAMLALIGGYNRLAAGDQVLYADIDYDSMINAMRWLQQRRGVQVERIALPVMPTHEQILQAYDEAFARLPRLKLVLLTQVSHRHGLVLPVAELAERARARGIDVIVDAAHGFGQIDYAVPDLKADFVGINLHKWIGAPVGVGAMYVRKGRVADLDPYMGETDDGRVGSRVHTGTVNFAAYLALPEAIALHQRIGAANKQARLRYLRERWTVAARQMAHIEVLSSPDPALASALASFRLRGHASVEDNLALQKRLLDEHRIFTTHRDGLDSGACVRVTPSVFTRPAQMDALVQALAALG
- a CDS encoding TonB-dependent receptor plug domain-containing protein: MHRSKLSRSILLALGLVSAGGAIAADAGTAGTSSSGNAAAPTQLDAMLVTGTRASNRTQFETLAPVDVFTKQDIQSVDSTDLKDVLAQLVPSFVVQRLPMADGQVFVRPATLRGLSPDQTLVLVNGRRFHRSALLGNRGAQAADLAQIPTSAIKRIEVLRDGASAQYGSDAIAGVINIILEDSPGTEITAGYSQYAQGDGGSRDFSARTGWTLGDYGSLALFAESSNSDATSRTRQRPDAIAFQAAHPELDVPNPVQRWGQPELESRRVGFNLKANASDTLELYAFGLYSHSDGVSDFNWRNPDTTTGAYRTTSIFPGWNLRSLYPVGFSPQYGNTQNDLQLVAGLRGEITPKLRWDLSASYGRNAIDYSLDNSINASLGPDSPTSFDLGRLTQTEKNANADFNYEWDVAALSKPVNVAFGAEFRQETYQVRAGDPASYAVGRGAAAGLEANSNGAPGFSASQAGQWSQRSKAAYVDMEVPLGERWSIGAAGRYEDFSSFGSTVDGKLSARFAITPDVALRGTLSTGFRAPTPAQLNTTSTTQGLDTRTLQIFTSGRLSPSDPLAQLLGAKPLTPEESRTASLGLTWRTELGLSGSVDVYRITLSDRFSQSASFAIPAGTPNPLGYTSVNYFTNDFDTTTTGVDVVGNYLRDLGAGRMTLTLAYNYNQTRVDNGSTSVATNETQRVLFEDRLPEHKGSFTGSWDIGAWSLMARVRYYGKWTDSTGNATGDIYQQFGAMTFLDLAVGYRINEHHSLRVGADNVFDRYPDEATFQASRGLIYSRNAPYDTDGANVYAQYRLTF
- a CDS encoding AraC family transcriptional regulator, translated to MSAAGKALWYIESHADKPLALADIAAAAGLSPFHLSRLFQARTGTSVVRYLRGRRLTAAAQQLANGAGDILQVALAAGYSTHAAFTRAFCEQFGQTPERVRERGLQELALVHAIRLDDAPQACTEAPRLIDCTPFQVAGIGMRHSRDSGGAIPGQWAQLNREWPTPAPVSFGVCCNSDDEGGFDYIAALPVNALPSVPAHWQRVDVPARRYLVAWHGGHISTIRSTWFWLLDQYLPASSLHLANAPDLERYDTRFDEHTGHGGVEIWLPVDHRPD